ATAATTTTATAGGTATGTGTATGAGAGTTCAActgatcaatcaaattattaattTATAGTTTATGAGAATCAATTTAAGTGGCAAAGATAGACAACACGATTAAAGACGCCTAGAAATATATTCATTTTAAGTTTGAAATAATAGATTCTAACTGTTTAAATTTAAGTAGTATACTACTATACTTTTAAAATAGTTCTGGCTTTAATTTAGAAACATAGTAATTGCTGTGTTTGGTAGTGTGTCAAGTGCATTGAAACGTGCAAAACCCAGCTGATGGGTTGTGTTGTAAAATAACTCGCATATAggaaaaatgttttaaaaatataTGCGTAAACCCTACATCTAAACTCTTCAATTTGGAGCTACTTGTTTAACTTGGACCCCATTACCAGTGACATGCTTGCAATAACCTTAGTTCCACTCATCACATGCTTTGGGTAAGTTACTTCAAGAAACAGCCTACATATTCCTTTTCCCAATAGATAGAACAGCTGCTATTTTAACAACATTGGCAACAACCCTTATTAAGAAAAGATATAATCAAATTACAGGGTTTAGGTACTGCATCTACACAAGTAGTAATACCTTTCCAACCCTTGATTGAACAAATAGCCGAATGTCTAAGCTTCTCAAGTCCCGAGTATCGGTATGTTAATGGGACCAGTAATAGTGTCTACCTTTCACTCCGCACAGAGAGTGCGCCAGTAGCTTTAATTTACACTGGTGCTCCAGCATTAACTCCTGAAGAATCCTGTGAGCATGCAGCAATGCAAGCTGTTCGTGATATCATGACCAAGTACAATGTTACGGTTAGGGATTTTACCCATGCCAAGAGAGAACTGATGCAAAGAATGGGTGGGCTGTATAGATTGAAAAAGCTAGAGTTAGAAGAACTTATAAAAGGCCATAGAAACCCCCCACTAAATGAAGAGCCCCTGGAGGCCAAATCAGGAACCCCCAAGATTGCAACTCTTGATTACGTTTCCCTATTGGAGCTTCTAACCAAAAAATTCCCAATCCACTGCACGACACTGCATACTCTCAGGCATGCGAAAGAAAGGTATACTGCATTTATAACTGTGTCCGTTCCAGGAATGGTAACTGGAAAGAAGGACTTTGTGAGTGAATGCTTCAACTTTCCTGAGGTCGCAAAATACGACGTAGCTAAGAAGGCAATTGAGTACATCGTGCCAATTTTAAACCTTGAGATTATAGATGCAAACTACGATACTCCTGACACCAATCGTATTGCCCTCGACTCAGCCCTAGAGCGAGAAACTTATCTTGCTACGAAAGCGCGGCTCACAGGcgtagaagaggaatttgaaCCATCATGCTTGTTTCTTGAGGAAGGGGCCACAACTCCACGTTCTGCTGACTTTCAGATCCCTCATCCGAAAGGCCCTCCGCCTAAAAAACTGAAGTTGTGTCAGACTTGCACGCATAAGGCACATGTGCGCCCTGCACGAGCTAAGCCCCCTCGCTATTTTAGAGTTTCAAAAAATGTGGAGGCAATGTTTGACCGTTTCAAAAAGGCATAAGTACACGGTCTACTAGGAATCTCGCTAATAATAaagaccaaaaatgtttggttgaAGTTCCATTTTGGCACCAAGTGTTTAATGTGCAGGTTAACAATCGCACAAGCCTTGAAATTTCGAAATCCTGCTAAATAGGATTATTTTGTAACCTTTTGACACTAAGACAGTGTTTATGTATATATGTTGTACTTATGTTCCCATATGCTTGTACTGTATTTAGGATGAACGGTTATGTTCCCTACTACTTCTTATTTGTAAATTTATATTTGCATTTCTTATCCAAAAAATAATGCATTCGTCAACACTCTTTGATCAATCGACTGGAACATCCTTTCAGCATATATTTACAAACTGAAACTGGTTACCACCCATTTTATCGGAGCCCCTACTCCTACTTAAACAAAACGTCTATAAATAAACTTATGACTGCATAATACAAATAGGAGATACACCCACATTTAATTGTTGAATTAACACATATATATCGTATATAAAGTGACCAACTGAGTGAATGAAGATTGTAATCCTGAACTGCATATTTAGCACGAATTCTAATATATTACGTGTTGTGCTTTAAATAGGTGATATGTATATCTACATGAAAGGGAAGATACCCTCTTTCAAAGTAGTAAAGCCCTAAATACTTGAATGCCGTTGTTACAGTCCCGTTTTATCGAAGTCCGTGCTTTGAACTATCCCCCAATCTAAACCAGTTTACCAACAAACTCCCTCTGTTTTACGGTTTTGTTTGGAAATGTGATTCGAGTCAACCCCCCCTAACACTTTCATTCGCAAACttacattttctaacttatgtCGTTACAGACTCAAATATGTAGGTCGTCACAGAGCCGTGGCACAAAGACAACCTGTGCCATGGCTATAACGCCTCCTGCACCAATTAGCCGTTCAAAACGGGCCAGAGCGACATTCGTAAATGGCGACCATTCAGGAACAAGGTAcaatttacagcatacaatcttTTATGGGTGGAACTTAATAAACAATATATTTTACTCTATGCAATGTCCAATGCAACAGTTTAGATGGAACGCCTCTACAATCGCAGCCAAAGAGGCAGAGGAGGACCCGAGCCCGCCGACAAACAGGTGAATAACGTTTCCATACTGCTGTTCATGTTACTGGTGTATCGTTATAAGATAGTGTTAAACTAACTCCTTTCAAGCTACTATTCGCACGAGACTTACTGCGCGCCCACGTTGCACACCCCTTGCCTACGGACAGTTGAAACTTCCACAAAGTCGAGTTTGCACTAAATGCAATGCCCTAAAGATTGCATATGAATCCCCATTATTCTTCTTTGTCTTTGATGGAACAATCCACTTGCCTACAAATGCATTCCCTCCCCGCCTTAGCACGGCTGTACACTTCGCCCGACGAGGATGCGGTTCATTTCCGGGCATACGCAAGAATGTATAACAACTTATTTGCCTTTAGCTCATTTGGTGGAGATTATATAGCATCCACTCAGAAAGGTATTTATGTCTTTCAACTTCATGGCCAGATATATCATAACGTACCTAAATTGCTTCCCGATAATTGTAAACCCAAATATTTGCAGCTATATTTCTATGATGGTCAACATGAAGCGTAAAATCGCATTGGATGCTTCCCAGAAGTCAGGGGGGATATCGTTAACACCCTTATACAAATTACAACTGACAATCCCTATGCACGTTTCTTTCGATCCCTAAGAGAACTACCCATTAATGAAAATACCCAAATAAGAATTCACAGAAATCCTGTCCTAGACCAACGAGTGTATAATGCACCCACGTCTGATGAGGTTGCTGTTATTTGGACAGATAACTCATCGTCTAGCGAATCTAGCACTCCACATATAATTGTGACTGCGAAGAATAACCAATCCCATAGAATAATGCATTACTATGGGTGCTACGATCCTTTGCAGTACCCATTAATTTTCCCATACGGAGAGTGTGGGTGGGTGCAAGGGCTTCAAAAGCTAAACTCAAATGCAGCCCAGAGAGGGGCCAATGTTCATAGCAGGATATCTTCTGAACTTAGCCAGACCGTCGAGTGCCTGTTAGAAGATGAATCGAACCGTATGTGACCTTACCAGTAAAACTTACTTACATGTTAATAGATTTACAAAAAGTAGTAATAAGAGTGGCATCTGCATTAGCTAATTGTTTATACATGTCAACGACAGGTGCCGTACAAATATATGGGCCAAAGTCGAAGTTCGTTTCATGCCGCCGGTATTATTGTTACAAATTGCGAATCCGTCCAGGAATATGTTACTTAGAACAGACGGTGTTTTCAAAGATGACGTGGTTGACATGTATGTTAAGATCGAAAATACAAGGCTTGATTATTTTCGGAACAATCAAGAAACGATAAGGGCTGAGTTATACCAAGGAATTCTTGATACTGTTGGGGCAGGCGAGCATCGCGCGGCGAACATTGGCAAGCGAGTTATTTTGCCACCGACTTTCTTGGGAGGACCCCGGGACATGAAAAAAAGATATCTGAACTCAATGGCTCTTATTCATAGGTTTGGAAAACCAGATCTGTTTGTCACCATGACGTGCAATGCTAACTGGCCTGAGATAAAAGATCAACTAGCTTCAGGAGAGGAGGCTCAGAATAGACCGGACTTGGTAGCTAGAGTCTTCCGTGCTAAGCTTCTAGCGCTGAAGAAACAAATTGTAGAAAAGCAAATCTTTGGCGAAGTGGCTGCGTACGTATATGTAGTTGAATTCCAAAAAAGGGGTCTCCCTCATGTGCACTTCCTTATCATTTTGAAAGATGGGTATAAGTTTAAATGCCCACCGATTTTGACAAATTTGTTTCTGCTGAAATACCGTCTATGGCAAACCCATCCCTTCGTAAGTCTGTGCTTAAGCACATGATGCACGGTCCTTGTGGCAATCTTAATCCTGCATGTTCGTGTATGAAACATCCCAACACACTAGGGCGCTGCAAATTTAATTACCCAAAGCCCTACACACCTGATACTATAATTAATGGTTCTGGGTATCTGGACTATAGGAGACGCAACACAGGCGACGTGGTTGTTATACGGAAGCACAATATGGACAACAGATGGGTTATCCCTTATAACCCATACTTATTGTCACTGTTCGACTGTCATCTGAATGTTGAAGTATGTTCAACAATGCACGCAGTGAAATATTTATATAAGTATATATACAAAGGCCATGACAGGGTATCCTTTAGTTTAGCTGAAGGTGAAGAACCTCAAGCAGTAGATGAAATTTCGCAATACCAAACAGGCCGGTGGGTATCTCCATGTGAAGCAGCTTGGCGAATATTTGGCTTTGATCTATTTGAGACACAACCACCGGTGATGCCCCTGCAGGTGCACCTTCCAAACATGCAGACAATACGTCTTAGGCCAACGGATAATTTAGGCTGATCTCATTCTTGATGAAAAAAAGAGCCGCACGCCTCTAACGAGTTTTTCAGACAAGTGCAACCGAAGGATGCCCCAAATTGTTGTATGGTGAATTCACAGAGCACTACCGTTGGGATACGGGGTCTAGAACTTGGGAAAAGAGGAAGAACAAAGTTATTGCAATTGGCAGACTGGTTTTTGTAGCACCAGCCGAAGGTGAGAGGTTTTTCCTAAGGCTGTTGTTACTACACATCCGAGGTCCCACCTCATTTGAGTATCTGAAAACGGTGGATGGATACGTGTGTGCAACATTCCAAGAGGCGGCCTTGCGACACAGGTTGGTTGAAGAAGAGGATGCTGCCGAATTATGTATGGCAGAAGCGTGTGCAATGCAGATGCCTATTGTACTTCGTCGCCTTTTCTCAACATTACTAATTTTCGCCCAGCCAAAGGACCCGTCCTTGTTATGGAGTACACACTACGAATCGTTGTCAGATGATTTTCGATTTCAATTTCCTGACGACCCACTGAAAATTAGTCAGCTAACAGCACGTGCAGTCGAGAGGTATTTAGAAGCTATGGGAAAGACAATGGCAGAGTTTGGGCTGGATCATCTAGATACCTGCACTGATGACGACGCTCGACGCAATAGAGATATAGTTGATGCCCTAGATGCAGCAATACCTGAAGACTGCAGATTGTGTAAATCTCTGTTAAATCTAGCTCAAAAAAGACGCATTTACAACAATTATGGGACACATACAGTCGTCGAAACCAGGGGCATTCTTTATAGACGGACCGGGGGGCACCGGTAAAACTTTCTTATACAAAGCATTGTACGCTGAGGTGCGCATGATGGGAGAAATTGTCTTGCCTACGGCGTCTTTAGGAATAGCTGCAGCTAACATACCCGGCGGGCGAACAACGCATTCGCAGTTCAAAATACCCTTGGAATGTGACATATCTCTGGCATGTGACGTCCCCAAACAAAGTAGCCTAGCTGCATTGATCTGTTTAGCAAGTTTGATAATTTGGGATGAGGCTTCAATGTCAAAACGCCAGAATATTGAGTCTCTAGACCATCTTCTTCGAGACTTGTGTGACCCAAACCAGCTTTTTGGAGGAAAGGTGGTTGTATTCGGAGGTGACTTTCGGCAACACTTCCTATTCTACCTCGAAAATCCCAGCATGAAGTCGTAGAAGCGAGTTTGTTCAGCTCACACCTCTGGCCAAGGCTTATTAAATTTAGCCTGACTGAAAACCTACGTGCTAAAGATGATCCGGAATTTGCAAAGTTTTTACTTGCACTTGGCAATGGCGAGTTACAAACGAAAGAATGTGAGAACATAGAACTTCCGGATGGTATTGTCAGAGTTCTGGACCAGTCAAGTCCAAATCCAATTGCTGATTTTGCGGCACTTGCATTTCCAGAATTAGCATTTGGGACCTTTGATCCTAACCTATTTACAGATCGAGCTATTTTAACACCCTTAAACGACGATGTTGATGCCATTAATGACGCTCTAATTGACCAGTTCCCAGGACAATCTGTAACATACACAAGTCACGATTCAATGTTAGATGACACCTGTGCAGCCTATCCTGCTGAGTTCATCAACAAATTGAATCCGGGGGGAATAAGTCCTCACAAACTTATACTTAAAGAAAATTGCCCTGTTATTCTGATTCGGAACCTCCAACCATCATTTGACTTATGCAATGGCACACGACTAATATGTAAGAAGTTTTTACCAAACACAATTGAATGTGTAATTATGACTGGGCAAAACAGGGGAGACACCGTGCTGATACCACGGATCAAACTCCGCCCAGCTCCTTCAGCTAACTATCCTTTTCAATTCCAGAGGAACTAGTTTCCATTGAAGCTCAGCTTTGCAATGACAGTCAACAAGTGTCAAGGTCAAACTTTAAGTCAGTTCTTTGTGTACCTACCTCGCCCGTGTTTCTCTCATGGACAGCTATATGTGGCACTATCCGAGCACGACGAAAGCAAAACACGTTACGATTAAATCGCAAAGACCGGCCCGAAACGATTCCCGCTACCTTCGTCAGAAACGTCGTATCATATGAAGCTCTAACCCTTGCAGGAATTGTACCACTTACTACCATTTAAAGGTAAACTACTGCTACTGACTTACTACCTGAACATTACATCTCTTGACGGATTATTGTTAGGAATTTAATCACAGCTAATATTAACGAATTTTACTTGTATTGTACAATAGGCTTTGAATAGACAAGTAGTGCTGATTCTGTACACCTGGAGCTACAAACTTCCTGAACATTATCTACGACTTACTATGCACAGCACTGCCATGTGAAAAAAGGCGCTACCTTAGCTTTGATTGGACCAGCGCTATTTGGTGATGACATCCCAGCTCAAGTGTTCAGTTGCCAGATATGCCAGCTGCTATAAACTATAGTCCAATGGACGATGAATTAGCTTTTAGAAATATGTATGCCTAACCAACAACTTAAAATCACGATTAGGCTGACCACTAAATAGAAGTTAGATTCCATAGAATGTTTATGTGAACAAAGAACTTCTCCTCTATGTAAACCAGATATTAGGCATAATATTAAGGGTGATATTTTATGAAGATGTAGATTTTAATGATTCAATTCccaaaaaaaaatactccctccaatttcgtTTATTATTCCCCTTTCCCTTTCCATCCATTTTTCTTATTATTCCCTCTCTCCTTTTTGGGACAACTTTGTATGGCGCAAAATCAGTTTAATGCGGGATAATGTGTATTGTATACTCCAAATTGATTCACTCATTTCTCATAccaaaaaagaaaggggaacaataaatgaaattggagggagcATTTATAATCAAACCTCCTAAAAGGGTATTTTAATCCTAAACAGATGGTGCATCAAAAAAGTTAAACGTAATTGTGCATCTATATGTGTACAACTACTTACTAATCATACTCACAATATCTAATGTATTAATGCCATTATAACCTATATATTGCCATTCAAACATAGAATTACTAATATCCATCCTACCACAATAAGACATAGAACTGCAATATCttctaaaaaaaaataataattcaatTAAAAAAAACTACACGCAAAAAAAAATGCGGAAACTGGACAAATCAATATACAGTAAAACAACTTTGTACATATTAAAACGAGGCAACACacacaaaaaatccaaaaaaaaagaaaaaagattttAAAAAACTAACAAACCAACAACAAAATAGGTGtgtctacaaaaaaaaaaaaaaaaaaaaaaaaaacaaaaccacgaaaaaaaaacaaaagagataTGCCTTGTTAATTGTTAATCatatactaaaattaataaaCTACTTAGTCTAAATACAATATTATCCGGAAATGACCGTTTACACTACAATCAACTATTCCTACTAATTGACAATTCCACCCAAATAACCCACCTTACCACaataaataattgatttaaaAAGTACAATAGCTCTACATACCACATATATACAACTAGCCTCACTAAAATTCTTCCCTTAATATACTCCAACACTCCATAGGTCATAGGCATAAAGCTAATGTCTGTAACACAGTCCAACAATTTGTCCCTCTGTCAGTAAAACAATATACTAAAAGTATAAACCACACCACTCCTCAATACTGATCTTGATAAAAACAAGTTAAGCAAAGCTTTCAAAACAAGACTCATTGGAAGAATTAACTGTGATCTTACGATCTTCCTTCGACAGGAAACAATTCTAATTACCAACTGTAAAGAGGTAATTTCTTTAAGACTGCTTTTGCTTGCAATTATGTGTATTAGAAAGTAACTGTTTCAACTTTCAGCTTCTGTAATAACATGCATGATTATAATGGCAACTTTACAATGATTAGATTTGTAATATGTTGTAGTTATGCTATAGAATGTCCTGCATCAATGGCGTTAATGCTATTTATATACAAACATTTAGCCTTTTTAAATTTTAGGGCTTCTAAATTCTAATGGTGTTAGAGGTCAAATCAGGTTACCCTTGTTGCTCTGTTTAATACCTTCCAGTGTACAATTGTCAATCTGCTTAACAAAGCTTTCTTTCAAACCAACAGCAGTGAGATACAAGTAAACGAGTTGTCAGACAATATAGTATAGGGCAAATCTAAATATAAGCCAGTCGCAGTTGAAATATAAACTTATCAGAAGTAAAAGACAATTCCGCTGTCAACACATTCATTACATTTACAGTGTACATACTATATTGTTCTGTGTTTTACGTGCTATTAGAATCTATGAAACTTCCAGATAAAATTGTGCCTTCATATAACTAGAACTTGAGCATTGTTGTTATATTTCAATTTGCAATCATATCCTTTAAATAACAGTGCTGTTCTTCAAAAATTCCCAGCAATTGTGCATCTAATTTACCTGAACACTTGCTTACATTCTCGCAATGTTGCTTTATATACAGTGCACCGTCTATCATGACTGAAGGCAGGGTATATTTAGATGAACTGAACAGCAATAGCATAAATTACAGGGTCAAGGTTAAGGTTTTGCAAAAAAGGGAAAGCCCAAAGATCTGCAAAGGATGTCCTCTATCAGACGGTGGTACTGCAAGATGATAAGGCAAATAACGTGTCTATTATATTGTGTATATCTTGCATACCAAGTTTATAGGAATGACACTGTGTGTTATTAATTACCAGTCATCAATTTGTTATTTGTGTACTTAAGTCGTCTATATAGCTTTGTTGGATTTTGTCTACACTGAGTTGGTTATGTAAAACTTTTAATCTCAGCTTACTTTACATTTAGTGAGTACTTTCATGCAGATGTCACTGCGTTTCAGATGCTGTATTTACAGAAACACAAATAATAGCCATCGCTCTTTTTCGTTTTGCCGGCGTCAACTATGAAAACTACTTGCCGTATTTCAAAAAACAGcctttttttaacaaaaaaaaacaaaaaaaaaaaaacaaatatctTACTGAGTTTGAGATATCTCTGTACAGGGACATAAAATGCGGGGGATTCTATTTGGGGATCAAGTTGCAGCTCTTGAAGAAGCGATTATGTGCAACGGAGTATATGAAATTGCAAAT
This sequence is a window from Silene latifolia isolate original U9 population chromosome 8, ASM4854445v1, whole genome shotgun sequence. Protein-coding genes within it:
- the LOC141595678 gene encoding uncharacterized protein LOC141595678, coding for MATIQEQDNSSSSESSTPHIIVTAKNNQSHRIMHYYGCYDPLQYPLIFPYGECGWVQGLQKLNSNAAQRGANVHSRISSELSQTVECLCRTNIWAKVEVRFMPPVLLLQIANPSRNMLLRTDGVFKDDVVDMYVKIENTRLDYFRNNQETIRAELYQGILDTVGAGEHRAANIGKRVILPPTFLGGPRDMKKRYLNSMALIHRFGKPDLFVTMTCNANWPEIKDQLASGEEAQNRPDLVARVFRAKLLALKKQIVEKQIFGEVAARRNTGDVVVIRKHNMDNRWVIPYNPYLLSLFDCHLNVEVCSTMHAVKYLYKYIYKGHDRVSFSLAEGEEPQAVDEISQYQTGRWVSPCEAAWRIFGFDLFETQPPVMPLQTSATEGCPKLLYGEFTEHYRWDTGSRTWEKRKNKVIAIGRLVFVAPAEGERFFLRLLLLHIRGPTSFEYLKTVDGYVCATFQEAALRHRLVEEEDAAELCMAEACAMQMPIVLRRLFSTLLIFAQPKDPSLLWSTHYESLSDDFRFQFPDDPLKISQLTARAVERYLEAMGKTMAEFGLDHLDTCTDDDARRNRDIVDALDAAIPEDCRLCKSLLNLAQKRRIYNNYGTHTVVETRGILYRRTGGHR